AACAGCCTACagttcctattattattattattattattaaaagggaTTATTATTAAAAGGGATACAACATTACAATAGCTGTCCTGATGACTAGCATATAGAcactctttttttatattttctaccCCACTTGTTCTTTTATTCCCTGTATTCTCTATATTCCCTGTATCTCATTATGATTATGCacaatttgtgtgttttttcaccagatgctggttaaaaaaacacaagcagtgtAAAACAACCAGAGATGATTGTGAGCAGAATATATTATAAACCTTCCAACTCTCTGAATAATGGCACTGTCATTAACTTTATAAGATGCATGCAGTTAACCTTTAAGCTGTCTGGTGAAAATGCAGCACTGGATTAAATACTTTGTGAATTTGGTCAAAAGTGTCCAAGAAGAACTGACCTGTTGCAGGTTCAATGTCCATGTCACACTGGACAGTGAAGGGATCGACCCCCAGTTCCTCTCCATCAGGGTCAATAACGTAGGTCCCAGACTCCAGGACTCCTGCATTCCTCAAGGCTGAGCATGACTCCAGAACTAGAAAGCGGCAGAGACAACAGTTTTATTATACTGACTGGTAAAGAACGAGTACAGTAGATGGACAGGCTCCCCCTTATACCCGATTCTGATAACGTGTAATAAAGGATGGCCTAAACAACTAATCATGGTTCATATTCAAGTAACATGCAAGTAACTTTCCAGCAAATGCACAGacacacataaaatacaaatctgtgtcTTAAATCTGTGTCATTGACATATTGAGATATAACAATAATTGTTAATTGGACACCACCTACAACTTTAATGAGTGAATCATAGAAAACAATTGTGTACCAACTATATAGACCCTATGTCATAGCATGTAGTATCGCCAGAGGTTAAatcaatgtggcagtgaaagggttaatttttacTGGGCAACATGGTAATGGAACTTaagtaagaaaatcaaagaatacagctgtcTTAAGACATTAGCCTAAAGTGGTCAACTTCATGGTCAACAACTCATTTAGCATGAAGGGTTTATATGATGCTGGAAATATGAAGTCACCTCAAACGGTTTTTGACATACAAATGTTCAACACTGTCGATGGAAGCtttgaaaagacaaaagaaaacagGAGAAAAAGTTTTTATAATAAACGTTATTTATAGCACTTTTAAAAGCAatcatctcaaagcgctttacaagaaaaacacaaatcacaacaacaaagaaacacagaagataaaaacattcacaaaaatacctttctaaaaaagtaagtctttaaactAGATTTAAAATCCCTGATTTCTTTAGGAATGGCGTTCCAGAGTTTTGGGGCAAAGCAACAAAAGGCCATGGAGCGTAGATGAGCAGAAGGAACACATAAGAGTCCAGAATCAGTTAAGCAAAGGTTGCATGAGGGAGTGTTAACAGTAAAAGATCAGATAAGTACCATGCATAGTCTTAaagaagaattttaaaatcaactcgaAACCTGACAGTCAACCAGTGGAAGGACTCCaaaacaggagtgatgtgatcacTTGTAGGTGACctagtcagaattctagctgctgagttctgaacatattgtaatTTGGTAAGTGTGCTTTTAGAAATGCCTGAGAGCAGGGTGTTAGAATAATCTATCcgtgagaaaaagaaaaagcatgaaccagtttttcagctttAGATGCAGAGAGCATAGGTCGCAGCCTAACAATGTTTCTAAGGTGGAAAAATGATGCCTTAACAGTATTCTGCACACAAGGTTCCAAAGTTAATCCAGGATCAAAAATTACTCCcagatttttcattttggatctaaACTCAAGCAGGGTACCATCAACTGACAGGTTTACATCATTGGTTTTATGTAGCTGATGGGAAGTACCTAACAGCATAACCTTGGTCTTACCAgaatttagataaaaaaaatgttgtgacaTCCAATTCTTTATATCAGAAATGCAGTTAGTAAGCGCAAAGGCAGCAACATCAATATCTGGTTTAGTGTGGACCTAGATTTGAGTATCATCTGCCTAAAAATGATTATTCAGGCCCAGAATTGAGCCTTGTGGGACACCAGATGTTACCAATCCAAACTCAGAACTAAAACCACCATGTGAGATGAAATGTTGACGCCCAGCAAGATAAGATTTAAACCATttaagagcagtgccagagatgcTAAACAAACTCTCTAACCTGTCAAGTAGAATATCATGATTTACAGTGTCAAATGCAGCACTAAGATCCAGAAGAATTAAGATTGATAGTGCACCTGAATCCGCTGCCATAAGGAGATTGTTAGTAACTTTAACAATGGCAGTTTCAGTGCTGTGGAGTTGTCGAAAACCGGATTACAAAGGTTCAGAGGGTTTATTTGCAGTAAGGTGGCAATTTAATTGCAAAGTGACAGCACGTtctaatattttaacaaaataggGCAAATTTGAAATGGGCCAAAATTTATTCAAGTTATCCAAAGGCATGTTTGGTTATTTTTGGCACTGGTGTGactgatgcagttttaaaaactgCAGGCAACACGCCAGAACTCAGGGAATCATTTATAATGTTTAACACCACGGGGCTAAGAATCGCAAAACGGGAACGAAAAAGAACAAAGGGAATAGGATCCAGTGAGCAGGAGGTGGGTTTCATTCGAAGGACAAGATCTGTAAGGGATGCAGAAGGAAGCAGTGTGAAGCAACAGAGAGAAGACCCAACAAAACCACGAAAACTAAAAGACTGTGCAGGAGCAGCATGAGAGGAGGTGAGGATGTGCTAATGAATGTTAACAATCTTAGATTTAAAATATTCTATAAAACTATTGCATAACTGACGTGAAGCTGGCAATGTAGTGGAGCAGTTAGGTTTTAACAACCAATCAATGGTGGAAAACAGGTATCTAGGATTATCTTGATTATTGtcaataatatttgaaaaatagctAGATCTGGCAGTTGCCATAGCATCCCTATATTCATCCACAGCATCCCTACATGACTCCTTCCATGAGTGCAGATGTACAGTTAAACCAGAGTCCTGCCACCTACGCTCAATTTTACAACAACGATCCTAAACAGAGCGCAGTTGGACGGTATACCATGGAGCACGGAGAGTATAGGAGACAGACCTAGACTTGACTGGGGCCAGGGTGCCAAGGGTACTTACTAGGCAGCTATTGAAAAGCTGCACCTTTTCCTCCAATGTGTCAGAGACAGGAAAAATAGAGTGAAGAAAGAACAGAATCAGAAAACCTAGCATGGTCAACTGAACACCATTACAAAATTTTACTGCGCGTGAAGGGATAAAGTGAGAGACAGGAAGTTCCAAATCAAATAAAATAGCCATGTGGTCTGATATGCCCAAATCTAGATTAGTCAGATGAGAAGCAAGAGGGCAGTTAGTGATAACTAAACCCAACCTGTGACCTTTGTTATGTGTTGGAGCATGAACAATCTGTGTAAGACCAAAACATTCCAAAACAGCTAGAAATTCCCTTGTCAGATTTCAATGATCAGAGTCAGTGTGAATATTAAAGTCACCTAGGATTAAAATCTTGTCAAACTTAAAACAGCAACGATGGCAGATCAAAGAATTCACCTCAGCATTTTGTTTAGGAGGTCTATAGACAGTAATAAGAAGGCTGTGGAGCAGAAACTTTTAAAATGAGGCATTCAAATGATGTATACTCAGGAGTGGTAACAGGGACACAAACTGAATATAAGGTTATACACTAAAATCAGCCCACCGCCACGGCCAGCAAAGCAGCATTTTTCAAACAACCCAAATCCAGGAGGCATTTGTTTGTGCCAGGTTTCAGTCAAGTCTTGAAAAGGCAACATAAATTCTTAAAATTAATTCCAATCCAAAGGACACAGTCATCCTTGAAACACTGGCCGATAAACAATATTCAGGAAGGTAGAGATGAAACGGCGTCCAGAGCGGCGGTGTACTGTAAGAActtttgtataagtctattttcttggtatttttagggggtcttAAAATAGGGGGGAGCGACTGATATACCGTTTTTTACGGTAAATATATATCTGGGTCTACGCAAAAGCCCAAGCTCATGACGGTTATTGTAGGCACATTTAGCGCgtaaaaagttttgtttaaaaatgcagtaattGTGATGAAGAGTATCTTATAGTTGTTGTAGAGATATCCAGGATGGCGAGTATCCGAACCAGCCGTAGCAAAAACAAGGACTCCTCACAGCATAGCACCGGCGAGCACCAACACATACGGCAACCCTACACAGATGCAGCAATAGCTACGAGAGCACTACCCACTGCAGTCACAGGCAGGCCATATGCAAACACCCACCCAACAAGCCAGCGCATAAAACAAGCGAGACACAGCAACCACTCGGGAGACCAATCCCACAGGTAGAACGCAGCAGCAAGTCcaaacaacagcaacaggaagcagCAGACTAGCAAGCGGCAGCAGATGAGCAAGCGGCAGATAACAGCAGTTAGTTACAGGAACAGTAGCCTTACActtacaaaaaaatctcagacTAGTAAAATTTAAGTAAAATTGGGTTTAGGATAAAACCATAAGAACTTAAAATAGCATAAAGACTGATCCGGCAGAGAAGCGgcagcaaaaacacacacagcgtACTCTCCGTCGTACCCTCTGTCAACTTCGACGATATTTTTCTTACAATATCCATGATCAAGATTGAATTAAAGAATCACAAAATACACCTttgccatcttaggtcacaggtcaaagcaAAGGATGCCATTAGATTTTGCCTGCAGAGTTTCTACTGAAAGTTAGTATTTGCAGCTTTAATAAACTCATTAGcagtcctatttaaaagcccatgaTTGGACTGTCCAATGTGGGGGACAACTCCAGCCGAGAAAAATAATTGGATGCTAAAAGGGATGGGCTTTTAACTAATTAAACGGAAACCagaaaaaaggactgtaaattaaatgttcagaCAAAATGGGGAGGAGGTACAGAGCAcaccccctagagtccactggtcgataAAGGATGCCGTGTCGCCAGCAAACTCTGCATGGGCGTGCTCCAACTTAATCCTTGATcggacgagggccctgaacatggccccgcagtcaaagagatcttccccgctcatcttacgcttcctggtcttgtaaattgcTAGTTTAGCAAGAGTcaggagcagattcacgaggAGGTTTCTCttcttgctggagccacgaacagggtgcccgaataTGATGAGGGTGAAACTCATTAGCAGTAGTAGATGTGGAGGTGATGGGTTGACATACTCCTCTTAGAAGAATCCTTAGTTAGTGGAGACACAAACAGTAGAACCTCTATCGTTATGAATTTatcaattaaaatgtactgtCAGTAGGTATTCTTTTGTAACCTTCATTTTAACTGCTTAGCTTAGGGTACAGAGCAGCTGTCAGACCCAATACCTCACCTTGACAGTGGACTCCAGCTCTCTCAGTTGTCCCACATTCTACTCCCCTCTTGACCTCACAGCCATCCAGAGAGGTTTCATCTCCACTGCACTTCACATATGCAACGCTCACTGGTAAATCCCCTTCCTGCAGTTTAATCCTGCTAATTGGTAATCATCATTTTTattagctatatatcatcaggaAATACATGCTTAGTCCAGTGAAATACTAATAGGCTGACATACTAGTTACTTACAATACTATAAAACACATTCTATTATCTAAGAAGCACTATTTAAGCCACAAACCAAAAGAAACATGTAGCCAATGTTTTACTCTGTGAGGCTTATTGTGCTTTACTGCTGTGGAGGTTCCTGATCTTTCCAATACAGTAAATAGTAAATGCCAGTATGGTACTTATAATATGATTTGTAATTTCTGTAGTACCTGGTAGCCCAAGCCATTCCAGAGAATCCCAACTGCCGACAAACCACGGCTGCATTTTTGTTGTCCCATCGTTTGGCACAAATTCCTCCCTGGTGCCCCCCATACTCCAATTCAACCAGCCCTTCAAATCGATTCCTCCCTCCTCTCAGGCTGATTTGACCTGTAAGGACTGCATGAAGTTTAGTTAGAAAATAACAGAAGCTCTGTAAAATTCTTTGGCAAATGCTCCGACTGGAAATCTTTTAATTAGTCTCTCTGTCAAACAAAGACTTACATAACTGCTATCATTTTTTACCCGCTGCTGAAAAACAACCATTTTCTTCTGTTGAGGGTGTGGAAAATTTGACATCCAGTACATTTACCTGCTTGTGATTTAACAGTACTGAACTGGGCTGAGAAACCATCTAGTTCCACAGAGGAGTCGCTCTTCATGACCACCATCATAGCATTGGATGTTGCTCTGAGCTGCGGGGGCACTTCTGAGCCACAAAACCTGGTAGAATTAGTTTATTGATGAATATACAATTGTGTGGTCATTTCAAACATGTATTTGACTTTTGTGAATACTATCTAGCACACTTGTCCCTCATTTATATCCGCACCATGTAATCCtttaaatctaatttaatttCACTGTGAAACTTGGGGGGCAGCTGGTCTACCTGTAGTAAAAACTCCAGTCGATTACCGATACACAAAAGTGAACAATCACCACTATAATAGAGACCATATTTTTGAAGATTTCCTATTTAAAGCTATTTACAATATCTCAGTCTCAACCATCCTAGTTTAAATGAATCACAGTCACTGTCACCTGCCCAGCTCCTGCTCTGAAGCTCCTCTGCCATCGTACACAATCACATAGTCATACTGGCAGGTTCGGtgctcctccaggaccagggagTGAAAGTCCAAGTGGACGATGTGTCCGACTGGTGCTTCAATCACCCAGGTGCAGTCCATGTCACTCAGATAAGACTGAGGAAACCCGGGGCTCTGGAACTCTCCCATCACTCCCCTGAGAACCCCACCACACAAAGCTGATAGAAAAGGAAATTATCGGTTACATTACTTAAAAAAGCAGTCAGATAATTCTTTCTGCCAGGCATTGCGTATGTTGAACTCTGCTTCTATGCTGTGTGCGGATGATACGTCTTTAAAACTGAAATCAGCCCTGGGAATCTTGAAGCAGtagtagctgacaaaataattccataatgcATAGAGATGCTTTTCCAATAAGCCAACATCAGCACCCAACATGATTAATTAACAGTGTGAAGGCAATGTTTGTTGCTGATATGAATCAATATGGAATTTGAGAATGAAGAGGAGTGAGTCTTAGACAAACCATTAGTTTTTCAGATTCCACAGAAAGGTGTTatacaaaacattaacaaaactaaTGAAGAGAGGGAAAACTTGCTTATTATTTGTGGGAGCAAATAATACAATGAGTGGGGTCTACTGAAATTATCTAAAAACCAGCTTCATTTAAAATGGTTCCTCTGTGATACCCAGCAGTCACAGCAAGTGAAACAGACCCTACACAGGGAGAAGAGCACTGAGTACTATGTGCTCCAGGACCACCTGCTGTAATGACACCTACTTACTGATAATAGAACCTTGCATTGGCCTTTCTCCTGGGGCTACCACCAGAACAACAGATGGGTGTCTATAGCATTTCTTTAGTGTATTCATGAGGTAATACATACCTTGGAAAACACCACAAGGAGAAGGAGACAAACAAAGAAGTCAAGAAAGCTgtctaaaacaaatgttttgacagaGTATACAAAACCAGTACACTAAATAGTGcattgttgtagtttttttttttaaactttggccATACTTTAATTGACTAAAAAGCAGCTGGATGTAGATCACCTGCAGTCTGTAACACTTATAGAATCATGAGGCTTCTTGAACTTGCATGGTGTTCCATCTCAaaaccaataactttttttttctgttctcaattctctgcaaataattatttttatgccATTTGAATGGTTTCCTTAGGCAGTATCCCCAAGACATCCAGAAGCTTAATGAGTTCAGCAGTGTCAGAAGACTTTACTGTTACTGGCCTAACCCACTTCTCTCTGACAGTCTGCTTCACAGCTCAATGCAGAACATTCTAGAGGAGCGGCTTACACACGTCAAGCAGCATGACTGTTGACCTGCTATTGGATTGATTTCTAATCTGTGTGAACTTTAATCATGTATTAAACACAAACAACCTCTTcccaattcagttttattttctttctgagaTTTGAACATAATTATATTCACTTTCACTGGGATTCCAGATCCTGTTCTtgcaaaaacacaatacaaagcGCCTACAGCACAGCGACAGTTGAAGTTAGACTCAGTAGAACAACCTCACAACTGACTTTCTTATTAGAAttcagaaacttaaaaaaaggaaagaccaaAAGTCATAGAATAGCTTTAAGTGTACTTTGTCTATCCAATCTAAAGACTGTTTTCTCTTCATACATGCAATGCTCCATGCAGTCAACACCTAACTAGCAGCATAAATCAGATTTTCATAGCTATACCAGACACACTTTGTTAATAGATATATTAGAATTTCTGGCTAGAAAGTAAGATGTTAAACATAGAACAGCCACGTTTACGCATTTGAAAAGACTGTATCCTGAATGTGTTTTTACAATTATGGGTTCAGTGCTGTTGTATGTCCTGCAGGTTTGTTGtgtagtaaaataaaaggttactTAAAAAGGGTGACACTGTACAATTGTGGATCAAGTTTATTATACTGTAGATATCATGGGTAGTTTCCCATGGTTGGTTACATTGACTGTCAAAAGAAATGCAAGTATTTTAGCTTGCAAGGTATAAGCATATGTGGTCCCATGAGGTACAGTATTGTGTGATTCACTACAAGACCTATATAACCAGTGTGAGAGTTGTGTGCCTATTCTTCAACAGTCATGGGAAACAGTGACTTTACAGGGGGTGATATCAATCGTTTCACCCCTTAACCCAATGTGTACATTGACCAACATGTCCATCAAAGTCTCCCAGATATTTTTGGATTGGCAATATTTGTAGAAAACCACTACAGGAAAGCACAATTCCAGTCGCAAGCAGGACTAAGCCCACAGCTGTTTGTAATGTATTGTGATAAGCAATAGGCACACTACAGGGGCCCAAATTACAGGACCCAGTGTATGGATAGAAGCCAGAAAGTAGTCTGGCCAGCACAACAGGGTCAAGATATCTGCCGTCTCAGACAAGACCATAACTTAAAAAACATATCTCTGAGTTAGTATCATGAACATATTTTGGTTCAATGAAAGATACTTTAATTTGCCAATACTCTTTAAATTACATcgaaagaagaataaaattataaaatattgaacaaatcTTGGATATGGTTAGCTTgtaggtgatgtcagaccaggaagtgcaAAGACATAGTGCTGCGGTTGAATGCGCTGGTGCACCagtttcataataaataaatgatgtaaacaaaacactttcacaacacacacaaaaaaaaatggcacagtggccaaaataaacagatacagaacaaacaagtatcgtgctggtgtaaaacctggtctctcgttccacctctgaacacactaatcccattcagccaaagctgtgggtttttatacatGGAATTTGAaacccatccatgctgtaaaacaacaatttgtgcttttaaaacaccaaaccatacatttaaataataatacaacaaatacaaatacaaaataatacacaggggcgggggttACCCCACCACACACGCATACATATTAACTatgcacattgtttttgttttcttattttcacTGTAAATGGTAATACCGGTACATAGCCTCTTACCTGATTGTACATTTGAAGATGGCACTGATGTGGGAACATGAGTAATTGTGCTTCCATAAGTCATAGGATAAGCTGTCACAGTTTCTGGTTGAGAAGGGCGAGGCTCAGGAAAAACGCCAGTGGGAGAATATGATGGTGTAGCTTGCAGTGACTCACTGTTAGATTCTGTGATGGTTTTCTCCTTTAATTCAGCTGTAAAGTCTCTTTGATCAAGAGTTGTCCAGGTAGGCTTCATGGTGGATTCTCCTCCATAGTTAATTTCATCATTACCAGCCTGGAATTCACTGTCCCCTTTGTGACTTTGTTTAGTTGCTGACTCTTCTGAAAGATGAGGGCTATCTTCTGTTGTCACAGGTACAGTTGTGATTGGGGTTATATCCCAGTATGTTGACAGTTGAATATGTTCTGTATTGCTGTTAACAGTGTCCAATCTTTTAAATGTGGTCTCAAGCGGTATGTTCCCTTTCTTAACCACATTCAGAGTAGACACATCAGGTCTTGAATCTTCTCTCGATCTCATAGTGGAAATATTCTCTGCTGTTTTCCCATCCAGGATTTCCTGTGATGATAGTTTGGATGGGAAAGAGCCATGTGTCAGTGTGAGCTCTTGTTCTATATATCTTGGGCGAGAAATAACAGATTGATCATCAAGTTCAGGATTCTTTGTAGGAGTGTCACTAAATATTGCTGATGAAGACTGCTTGTAATGATTTAAAGTTCTTACAATAACTTCATCCCGTACAGTTGCACTTGTATTATCTTTTGACAAACTCATACGGtctctgtgtattttatacagtgcctcAGCATCTTTAGAAGTGATCCCTCTGTTGTTAAACACTGGCAAAGGTGACACACTACCAGTTCCTTTGTGCTCTGATACAGGCCCTGGGGAATTATCTGTACTGCTGATAGTACTTTCATTGTGTGCAATAGCTGTGAATGGTTTAGTTATGCTCACAGTGATTCCAATACCTTTATTGAACTTGAAAAAATTGTTATCAAATGCTTTTAAACTGGCACTGGTGGCCATATTGCTTGAATGGTCACCAGCAACCGTGGTACTGCTTTGCAAGGTTTCCCTGTCTTCAGACACCTCTTGAAAGTGATCAGCAACAGGCATGGGGGGCTCTTGGGTGTGTGCATACAATCCACGATGAGCGCTAGAAAAAGTTTCATTATGTGAAGCTCCCTGGGCTGCTTTTAATGTTGGCCTTCTGTCACCAGGAGTGGATGTGCTTGAATGTACCCTTCTGTCGGCTGCAATAGTATTTTCAGTGTTCTGCTTACTCATGAAAGTTGCCTGTGTACCATCTTTATACAGTATCTGATCATCAGAGTAGTGGCTGTTAAAACTGGCTGTTGTTGGAACTTGTTGCCAGCTTGGTGTAACCAGCTCTTCAGCTTCATTGTTTACTGTAGTGAGCCTGGgtttcatttcattgtttttagaTATCCTACCACtagcatttatttttgtctttgccTTATCCTTAGTATTTCCTGTTTGCTCTGAATTTCCTATTTCTTGGTTTTTTGAAATATAGATTGCATAACCTGTGTGGCTATTTGCATTTCCTTCTTTGTGTTTTGGTTTAGCAGTAGCTAGGTAAAAATAAACACTCTTTGTCGGTTCCACTGGTTTGAATAAAAATCTTTCAGCAAAGGTTGTAAACTCTGCTGTTTttaactgtgttagctgtcttgTATCAGATACTGTTGTTGAGACATAAGACTGTGTATTTCTTAtagattcattatatttcataGACATATTACTAGCAGAATCTGTAAAATCCACTGGCAGGTGGACAACTGATTCCTGTTCTTTGTTTTCTGCCATTtctgtatttagttttaaagacTGATGGTCAGACCTGACAGTGGTGgctaaaattgatttaaatactGCTGTGACTGATCCAGAACCAGGTAAAGCGTTGATTTGCGTAGTTTGGGGAGCAGGACTTCCTTTCAGGTGCAAACTGTTACTTGATTCTATATCCTGGTTTGTAAAAGTTGGGTTAAATGTATAAGGTAGTGATGAGTTATTTAGGGAAAACTCTTTTTTTGTAGGTAAGGTGGATAAAATAGATGTGCTAAATGCAGCTGTTCCCTTTTGCAACAAATGCAAGTTGTGATCTTCTGACTTACTAATGTTAGTTGATGGAAGCACCTGATTTGCTGAGTTCTGCACACCATGTCCTTTTATTTTCAGTGAACTCTGACTGTCAAAACTTTCTGATGCTGAAATAGCTTTTCTTGTGGCTGCTTCAGTATGCTGGCTTATGAATAAAGTAGTTTTGCTCTCTGGTGCAGCTGTAGAGTTTAATGTTGATGTATCTATCTTGCTATTTAACTTATTTGGGTTTGGAGTCTCAGTCCTTTGCAGGACATCTTCTCTTGTGGAGGTGCTTAGAGTGTAAtttgtttgcatttgtattgGTTCTGCATAACTTCTGTAACTCGCATCTGAGATTCTGGTACTTGAGGAAAGCACATCTGTTACCTGGGAAGTGATAGTATTTGCAAAAAAGATATTCAAAGCCTTGCCACCTACTTTTTTTGCAGGACTGTTTAGGCTTTGTTGGTTGCTGGTTATAATCACTGCAGGTGATGCTAGGCTCCAATGTCTTAAAGATGTTGAGTCTTTTGTTAGCTTTTTATTGGTTTCAATGCTGTATTCTTCAGTTATTCCTTCTAGTTTTGTGGTTGTTGAATAGTTTTCTGTTGAAAGCAGGGGGGCATCTGTTAGTGTATGGCTGTCAGATCTAAGTGCCTGATTTTCATCAAAGACAGTTGGAAAATGTAAGGTCCCATCTTTTCCTCTGGTAGTCCTAGTAGGACCCTCAGTCGGAGTAATTTTTTCCAGAAAATCATTTAAAGGTGCTGCATCAATATGTATTTGATCAAACTGTTCTGTGTCTTGGACAATATGAGTATTCTGTAAATCTGCTGCTGCCATTGACACATACTTCAAGCCATCACTTGCAGTAAAGCTATCgttcaaatgattatttttcagaaAACCATTCTCTTCTGTTTTTACCTCTTTCGGTGTTTGTGCATTAGGGAATAAAATACGGTATACTGAGCAGTCATTATCATCTTTATGACAAAATACATCCCATTTTTCTAGTAGATTTTTCCTGATTCCATATGTGATGACACCAGTTTGGTTCTGACCACACCTCCAATGTTGCCTAACTCTGGGATAAGCAACTTCTCCAGATGAGATCCAGCCTGCCCGGCATTCTTCAAGTCCCGCCTTGTATGCTGTATAAATCTGCTGTCTGTCAGCCATTGTGGCGCCAAAGTTCCTTTGACAAACAGCCTTGGCTTCCCAGAATGTGAGGCTATATCGACTGTGATGATCATAGTGAAATACACCAGCCACACGtcctgaacacaaacaaacaacaaaaaactttcaAATGAATCCAAACATAATGATTCCTGTTACAATCAGGCCATTCAACAAGCTAAGACATCACTGACATTGTTTAAGGAAACCACAGGCCATTTGTGATTTATTCACTAATAACAAGTACAGTGTTATCACTTAgtaagtatgtcagtaacatacaccccaccccccaccatggctgtacatttcaaattagagctatcagtatgaagGAAAAGCTGATGACCGTTACACATATAT
This Polyodon spathula isolate WHYD16114869_AA chromosome 3, ASM1765450v1, whole genome shotgun sequence DNA region includes the following protein-coding sequences:
- the LOC121312766 gene encoding uncharacterized protein LOC121312766 isoform X1; this encodes MLLIFFIIQPVIHSVFCEVPSCEYYLNRRVAGVFHYDHHSRYSLTFWEAKAVCQRNFGATMADRQQIYTAYKAGLEECRAGWISSGEVAYPRVRQHWRCGQNQTGVITYGIRKNLLEKWDVFCHKDDNDCSVYRILFPNAQTPKEVKTEENGFLKNNHLNDSFTASDGLKYVSMAAADLQNTHIVQDTEQFDQIHIDAAPLNDFLEKITPTEGPTRTTRGKDGTLHFPTVFDENQALRSDSHTLTDAPLLSTENYSTTTKLEGITEEYSIETNKKLTKDSTSLRHWSLASPAVIITSNQQSLNSPAKKVGGKALNIFFANTITSQVTDVLSSSTRISDASYRSYAEPIQMQTNYTLSTSTREDVLQRTETPNPNKLNSKIDTSTLNSTAAPESKTTLFISQHTEAATRKAISASESFDSQSSLKIKGHGVQNSANQVLPSTNISKSEDHNLHLLQKGTAAFSTSILSTLPTKKEFSLNNSSLPYTFNPTFTNQDIESSNSLHLKGSPAPQTTQINALPGSGSVTAVFKSILATTVRSDHQSLKLNTEMAENKEQESVVHLPVDFTDSASNMSMKYNESIRNTQSYVSTTVSDTRQLTQLKTAEFTTFAERFLFKPVEPTKSVYFYLATAKPKHKEGNANSHTGYAIYISKNQEIGNSEQTGNTKDKAKTKINASGRISKNNEMKPRLTTVNNEAEELVTPSWQQVPTTASFNSHYSDDQILYKDGTQATFMSKQNTENTIAADRRVHSSTSTPGDRRPTLKAAQGASHNETFSSAHRGLYAHTQEPPMPVADHFQEVSEDRETLQSSTTVAGDHSSNMATSASLKAFDNNFFKFNKGIGITVSITKPFTAIAHNESTISSTDNSPGPVSEHKGTGSVSPLPVFNNRGITSKDAEALYKIHRDRMSLSKDNTSATVRDEVIVRTLNHYKQSSSAIFSDTPTKNPELDDQSVISRPRYIEQELTLTHGSFPSKLSSQEILDGKTAENISTMRSREDSRPDVSTLNVVKKGNIPLETTFKRLDTVNSNTEHIQLSTYWDITPITTVPVTTEDSPHLSEESATKQSHKGDSEFQAGNDEINYGGESTMKPTWTTLDQRDFTAELKEKTITESNSESLQATPSYSPTGVFPEPRPSQPETVTAYPMTYGSTITHVPTSVPSSNVQSALCGGVLRGVMGEFQSPGFPQSYLSDMDCTWVIEAPVGHIVHLDFHSLVLEEHRTCQYDYVIVYDGRGASEQELGRFCGSEVPPQLRATSNAMMVVMKSDSSVELDGFSAQFSTVKSQAVLTGQISLRGGRNRFEGLVELEYGGHQGGICAKRWDNKNAAVVCRQLGFSGMAWATSRIKLQEGDLPVSVAYVKCSGDETSLDGCEVKRGVECGTTERAGVHCQVLESCSALRNAGVLESGTYVIDPDGEELGVDPFTVQCDMDIEPATGVTVVGHDSEDRLRVAPCEEAGCYSRHIIYNQASIDQLRALTEISESCEQFVRLECRHIRFLQEGWGWWVSRDGKKINSWGGAITDSGKCGCGERGDCDRGLSTCSCDANDEVWRSDEGLLTDASSLPVKEVRFGDTRDIPVEMAFHRIGKLRCRGQKNRVPVLESCAALKEEGFAESGRYVIDPDGVGQGVFQFEVYCDMTSNPTTGITVVSHDSESRMRVAPCEEQGCYGRELKYEADLIQINALTRVSKSCQQYVKLDCRHIRFIQSGWGWWVSWNGQKMFHWGGAQINSSSCACGMTGTCSGPARLCNCDSNDHIWRTDEGYLRGKSLLPVKSVHFGDTQDAPLEMAFHTIGKLTCKGKASCKRL